Part of the Sulfuriflexus mobilis genome is shown below.
TTGAGCTCATGGATGGCAAGGACGGTTTTGGTAGCAGTCAGTTTATGGAATCGGTGCGTTACCAACGTGCACTCGAAGGGGAATTGTCGCGGACTATCTCGACTCTGAAGTCGGTGCAAAGTGCGCGGGTCCATTTGGCGATCCCGAAACAGTCTGTCTTCGTGCGTAATCGCAAAAAATCGAGTGCCTCGGTGACAGTCAGTCTGTACCCCGGACGTAATCTTGAGCCGGGCCAGATACAGGCAATTGTGAATCTGGTGAGTTCGAGTGTGCCGGAACTCGAGTCGGGTATGATTACAGTGGTTGACCAGCAAGGTCGCCTGCTCACCGATGAACCGGACTCCGGTATGGTCTTTAGTGCCAAGCAATTGGACTATAAACGGCAGATCGAAAATGGTTATATGAAACGCATTGAGGATATCCTCACCCCAATCGTAGGCCCGGGCAAGGTCAAGGCCCAGGTGAATACAGAACTGGACTTCACCGTCACCGAGCAGACCCAGGAGGTCTTTAACCCGGACCAGGTGGCCATGCGCAGCGAGCAGACCATGGAGGAGATGCGCGGCGGTAGTGAGGGTATGGCCGCCGGGGTGCCGGGTGCCCTGAGCAATCAACCACCGGAAGGTGGCACGCTCGGGAACGGTGAGGCACCCCCAAGCATGAGCCAGCCAGCGGTGACAAATAGTACCCGCCGTGCCACGCGTAATTTTGAAGTCGACAAGACCATTAGCCACACGCGCCTGGCCACGGGAACTATCCGTCGCCTGTCCGTGGCCGTGCTGGTTGATAACAAAGCTAGTGCTACAGGCGAGGGCACCCCCTATACAGATGAAGAGATCCAGCGTTTTGTCCAGCTGGTTCAGGATGCCGTGGGTTTTAGTGTGCAGCGAGGGGATCGGATTAACGTATTGAATGCCGCCTTCACCGTGGTACCCGAGCCCGAGCCACTGCCTGAAGAACCGATCTGGAAGCAGGCCTGGGTGCTGGAAATGGGCAAACAGCTGCTGGGTGCGATAGCCATACTGGTACTGGTGTTTACCGTGTTACGTCCGGTCATGCACGAGCTGGCCAAGAAAGGCGTTGATATGAGGGAGTTGGCAAAAAAGATCGGCCATGGCGAAGCCTTCGATGATGAGGATGATGACACCGTCACCCTGTCGGGCAAGGAGACGGCAAGGCAGTTGCAACAGCAGACACATGAGGCACAATTGTCGACAGCCATGAGCATGGTCGATCAGGACCCGCGCACGGTCGCACAGGTATTAAAAAATTGGGTAGGTAACGATGCCGGATGAAGCCTTAGTTGCGGTTGAGAGTAATCTTAACGGCGTAGAACGAGCCGCCGTTTTCCTGTTGTCCCTGGGTGAGGACCGCGCCTCCGAGGTGCTCAAGCATATGGGGCCGAAGGAGGTGCAGGCACTGGGTGCGGCCATGGCCGACCTGGCGAATGTCTCCAAGCGTGAGGTCACTACTGTCCTTTCTGAATTTATAACGATTGCCGAAGACCAGACCGCATTGGGTATCGGTAATGATGAGTACATCCGTAACATGCTCACCAATGCCCTCGGTACCGACAAGGCCAATGGCATTATTGACCGCATCCTGTTTGGCAAGAACAGCAAAGGTCTTGAGCAGTTGAAGTGGATGGATGCGCGCCAGACGGCAGAGTTAATTCGTGTCGAGCATCCACAAATCATTGCTATTATTCTTGCCTACCTCGATAACGATCAGTCCGCCGAGGTTCTGTCCATGTTGCCCGAGAATATGCGTCTGGATATCATGATGCGCGTCGCCTCGCTGGATGGTATACAACCGAATGCCCTGAGCGAACTCAACGATATCATGGAAAAACAATTTCTTGGTGAGAATACCAGCAGTATCAAGTCTTCCAGTGTTGGTGGCGTCAAGGCCGCGGCAGATATACTCAATGTCATGGAGACGTCGATCGAAAATGACATTATGGATAAGATGAAGGAAGTCGATGCAGACCTGAGTCAGGCCATTCTCGATAATATGTTTGTCTTTGCCAACCTCTCGGAAATAGACGACCGTGGTATTCAGTCATTGTTGCGTGAGACCTCTACCGACAACCTGGTGACGGCCCTGAAGGGTGCCGATACAACCCTGAAAGAAAAGGTCTTCAAGAATATGTCCAAACGTGCCGGCGAAATGCTGCGTGATGACCTGGAGTCAAAAGGCCCTGTGCGTCTCAGTGAGGTGGAAGAGGCACAAAAGGAAATTATTGCCATTGCGCGTCGCATGACCGAGTCCGGCGAGATATCACTGGGAGGCAAGGGTGATGAGTTCGTCTCCTAACAAACCTCGACTGATAGATGGTGAAGGCATTGCCTGTGACCGCTGGGAGGCCCCTTCAATACAAAAGCCGACGGCAAAGGAGCTCGCCGAACAGCAGGCTCAGAAAAAGGTGGTTGAGCATCAGCGCATGCTTACGGCCGAGGCGATTGAAAAGCTGCAACAACAAGCCTACGAGGAAGGTCGAGCTGAGGGGCTGC
Proteins encoded:
- the fliG gene encoding flagellar motor switch protein FliG produces the protein MPDEALVAVESNLNGVERAAVFLLSLGEDRASEVLKHMGPKEVQALGAAMADLANVSKREVTTVLSEFITIAEDQTALGIGNDEYIRNMLTNALGTDKANGIIDRILFGKNSKGLEQLKWMDARQTAELIRVEHPQIIAIILAYLDNDQSAEVLSMLPENMRLDIMMRVASLDGIQPNALSELNDIMEKQFLGENTSSIKSSSVGGVKAAADILNVMETSIENDIMDKMKEVDADLSQAILDNMFVFANLSEIDDRGIQSLLRETSTDNLVTALKGADTTLKEKVFKNMSKRAGEMLRDDLESKGPVRLSEVEEAQKEIIAIARRMTESGEISLGGKGDEFVS
- the fliF gene encoding flagellar basal-body MS-ring/collar protein FliF, translating into MALVKAENVSNQFNGFSGLPVFRQLGLMIGLAASVALGVAIVMWSQTPSYRLLFNNLSAQDSAQVVDALQKSGMEYKLDEADGSVWVAGDALHEARMKLASQGLPEGTGVGFELMDGKDGFGSSQFMESVRYQRALEGELSRTISTLKSVQSARVHLAIPKQSVFVRNRKKSSASVTVSLYPGRNLEPGQIQAIVNLVSSSVPELESGMITVVDQQGRLLTDEPDSGMVFSAKQLDYKRQIENGYMKRIEDILTPIVGPGKVKAQVNTELDFTVTEQTQEVFNPDQVAMRSEQTMEEMRGGSEGMAAGVPGALSNQPPEGGTLGNGEAPPSMSQPAVTNSTRRATRNFEVDKTISHTRLATGTIRRLSVAVLVDNKASATGEGTPYTDEEIQRFVQLVQDAVGFSVQRGDRINVLNAAFTVVPEPEPLPEEPIWKQAWVLEMGKQLLGAIAILVLVFTVLRPVMHELAKKGVDMRELAKKIGHGEAFDDEDDDTVTLSGKETARQLQQQTHEAQLSTAMSMVDQDPRTVAQVLKNWVGNDAG